A window of Prionailurus bengalensis isolate Pbe53 chromosome E1, Fcat_Pben_1.1_paternal_pri, whole genome shotgun sequence genomic DNA:
AAACTTACTGTTCCCTCCTCACTTAGCGAGACTCCAAAACTAGAAGGTACTATCTGGGCCCCACACCCACTTTAAGCCGGCCCAGTCTCCGAGGTGGAAAAGGACAGAATGCAGAGAAGCGGGTACGGGACACAGCATGGAGGTGAGGCTGGAAAGGGTACCCCCGTACCTTTCAGGGGGAGCAAACTTCTAGAGTGGAGACGTGGGTCTTGCTGGGGGGAGTTGGGCAGGAGGCCTGAGGCGGCTTAgaggagcagggggcgggggggcgagGCTGAGAGACCCACACAGCACACGTTGTTGAATgtgtgactttttgtttttaatagaaaaaataaacaaaatcacaatgaTGAAGCCCAGAGGGACGGGGGCCAGGGTGTCACAGGGCAGGCTCCTGTTCCATGGGCTCCTCTGCTGGCCTGTGGGAACAAGCACAGGGAGGGGCATTGAGGTGGGGGCACCGGCTTGGGTGAGGGCAGAGGTCAGGAGGAACCTTACCTGGGGCTGTGCTCCCGGGCTGCAGCAGCCTGGGCCTGCTCGGCCCCCACCGACAGCAAGGCCATGGCGCTCACAGTCTCAGCCTCCTCCGTCTCCCCTGCCTGGGCCTCCCGCAGGGAACGGCCTAGACCAGCAGCGAACCTCTGTACGCAGCTCCAGTGTTTGCCTGTGGACGAGGGGTAGACGGGGATCAGGGAGGACAGAAAGCATACTACATCCCCAGCCCTGGCAGGCCCACAAGCTTCTGCCCCTTTGGCAAGCCGAGGTCTGAGCCTCTCTGCCTTGTCCCCACGCACTCTGGATCTCGATGACTTTCTCTAGCGTGGCCACTGCGTTGATGTTGGGCTTTTGTTGCAAGACTGCCTCGTCCAAGGGCTGCAGCTggcaagggaaagaagagaaggcgTACGGCTTATGGTGGGGAGGGCGTGGCGGTGCCTGGCCCTCTGAGCACCCCATTCAGCCCCAACCATCTCCCGTGACAAGGGTAAACAGCAGAAAGGAACCGTGAGGAACCCAGGAGGAACCCTGAGTCAGAAAGCCCTCCCTAGCCACCGGGTGTCTTTGGAACCCAGGAAAACCTTCTCAAGGGCGCTCAGTGCTGCTTAATCAGGAAAGGGGCCCTCCCTTACTGGCCTCTCCCTGGGCCCTCACCCCCTGGCTTACTAGTCCACTTCCCCCAGTGCCTCCCTGCATCCCTTACCTCCACGCTGAGCAGGGCTGAGACACAGGCCTCAGAGGCATCACAGATGGCGGTCAAGTCGTGGCCTCCCTCCAGGGCCAGCACCACCCGGCCCCCTGCCAGCGTCATCAGCTGCCTGGTTAAGTGGCCAAAACCTTTAGGGATGGGCGAAGTGAGGAAACCAAaatggtttggaaaaaaaaaaaaaaattcaagagaagataagaaaggagagaaaaagcaacGTGAGAGGCGGAACAAacagtacaaaataaaatagtagattTAAACCCAGATATATATCCGCGATAAAATTCAATGTCAACGGACTAAATGCTCCGttaaaggcaaaagagaacaggggagcctgactggctcagtcggtggagcatgcggctcttgatctcagggtcatgagtttgagacccacattgggtgtagagattgcttaaataaataaactttttaaaaatcttaataaataaagacaaaacagaacGAGTGGGCTAAAAGAAATTCCAATTATGTCATAAGGAGCACCACCGAAACATAGGGATCAACAAGTCCCACCCCTGTGACTGGGAGGAGATCTACCCTCTGTTACCCCACACCCACATGCCTGCCCTCCGCCCCAAGGCCAAGGCtggcagagggagtgggaagcCCCTGCCAAGATGATTCCACGTCTTGGACCTGCCCCTCCGCTTTCCTCCTCCCAACCTCCGCAACGCCAGTCTATTCCTGCTCCACGCCCTCCCTCGATCCCCCAGCAGCTCACATCTGGCGGTGACAGAGTAGCCACCCAGTGGAGACAGGTGTCCCTCAACAGCATCAAACCCGGCAGAGACCAGGACCACGTCAGGTGAGAACTCGTGGGCAATGGGCATCACCACTGTCCTGCAAAGGGAGGGCCCAAGCTGACCCTGGCAGGTGGCTAGGCCAGGCCTCCCCTCACTCTGTGTTCCCCCCTCCGAGACAAGACCCCTCACCCACACCAACCTGAGtgccttctgcccctcccatggcAGGGCCCAGGGGGCTCCCACCCTGCCCTTGGCCCTTCTCAGTGCCCACCTGAAGGCCGTTAGGTACTCCACATCTCCGATGGGGGGATCCACACCTCCCGTCCATGCCACGTTCACATTGTACCCCACACCTGGCCCTCCGCCAACCTGGCAGCGTGGTGGGGAGGGGTTATTCTCACTGCCTGGGGATCCCAGACATCGGCCCCGCCCTCAGCCCTGATTCCAGCCCTTACTCCAATCACTGCTGCTCTTGGTGGAGGGACAGTTGGCCTGCGTGGTCCTCCCGCTAGAAGCCCGGACTCCCTGGATATCAGCACCACCACAggcctccctggctccctgctaGGTCCCATTCTGCTACCTCCCCAAGGGGCCCCATATTTgattgaacccaggaactgtacCTCTTCAGGAGCCCCAGAGCCTGGAAAGAAGTTCCCGTTGTCATAGCGATGCAGGGAGATGTAGAGCACAGACGGGTCATTGTAAAACGCTTGTTGGGTGCCATTGCCGTGGTGAATGTCCTAGACGGCAGAGGTGGGAGCGTCAGAAAGAAGGCCCAGTCTCGGGCCCAATGGTCAAAATTCCACttgctccccacctccaccctatGGTGAACTCTGGGGGTGCGAGGCAGCGTGTTCTGTCCGCAACAGTATCGCCCCACACTTCTCTACCCAGGGTCTGTGGGCCAGAACATGGCACGGTACAGAAGAGATACAAAGCCGTGGGACGAATACGGCGGGTCGCCCTGCACCATTGTCCTCAACAGCGTGGAGGGAAACCTTAAGGTTAGTAAGGAACCGAAAGCAGATACACTCCGAAGGACCCAACTTACGTTGAGTTTTTAAGACAAAGTTGGGCTTCAAAGCGTCCTCATCTTTGATGAGCACTGCTCCTGGCTACTTCCCAGTTATGGGGAGTGGCGGGTGCCTTTCCCTCTGCCGTGAGAGGCGGGGTTTGAGAAGTGGTGCCCAGGAGCAAGAGCAGAAGTGCTGGGGCCAAAAGGTCTCATCCGAAGCACAGTGCCAACATCCCAAACTCTGTGACTTTGGTCGGCTATTTCACCCAACAGCTCAGTGTCTCTCCATTTATAGAAATGCACATCCTAACTCCTACCACTCGATACGAACCATGAGCAGTACCGTGTGTCCTGGCACACAGCCAACCCCAGTCAAGAGTACCTCTAGCAACGGTGGCAACAGTCTACACTGTTCACGGTAGAAAATCTTGGTTGCTTGAGGCTACAAGGTCAGGGCCAAGGTGGACTGGGGCTCAGGCCACTTTTGAGTCTCTCTTAGCAAGGAGGGAGGCCCATGGGAATGGGAGGGCTGGGCTGATGCTCCAGCAGGAAGATACAAGGTAAGTCATCAGGCCCAGCAGCAGTGTGGGCACCTAAGGAATAGGTGgcagtgttggggggggggtgccttccTGAAGGCTGACCCTGGTCCCACCAGCCCCCTGCCTACCCAGTCCACGATGAGAACCTTGCCCACGTTCAGCTTCTGCTGTAGGAGTTTGGCTGTGATGGCTACAGAGTTGAAGAAGCAGAATCccctggtgggtggggggagaaaaggatGGGGGAGGTCAGCTTTAGCAGACTGTTTGCTGCATGAGCAAAAGATACACATCGGCTCagctgagagggagaggggaagggaggagggcagcGGGTCTAGGGCAGGGCGGGTGTGGCACTCACATGGCTGTGGATTCCTCTGCGTGGTGTCCTGGGGGCCGGATGATGGCAAATCCATTCTGAAGAGGTGCAGACAGGGGGACGGGGACGACAGATAGACAGGCAAGGTGGCCACAGAAGTGGTGGACGCAGAGGAGAGAAGCACAAACCAGGCAGGGAAGAGAACACAGGTCAAAAACATGTATCCCACACACTAAGAACACAGCCGCAGGCCACGTGGGCAAGTAGACACCACCTCTGATCTCAAGAGACCCACGAGAGCATCAGATATTAGTGCCTCTTTGCCAGTCCCTCTTTACCACTCACCCCCCCGGCTGGCCCGGGAGCCATCACCTCCCCCCCACTCTGGCACCTGAGAGTTAAGGTTGCCTGCTTGCTCAGGGGAAAACCAAGGCTGCCCCCGTCCTCTACCCCTGAGGATGCAGGACCAGGCCACGTGATGCCGAGGCCCCAGGCACACACTCACCTTGAGCTCTCCTGCTGCCACCTTGAAAGCCAGCTCTACCAGGCAGCCCACTGCCATGCGCACAGCACTGGAGGAGTGCATCTCGTTCCACACAGTGTCACTGTCCACCTGCGGGGGCAGGAGAGCAGGCTTCAGCGTGCCCCCTGCAGGGGGAGGGCAAGAATGGGGGTGGGCACCTGGACAGTGGGCCAGCGGCCATGGTGGGcgggaaaggggggtggggggcaagagcTGGGAGTGCCGCCCATCCATCCCTACTGGCAGGTGCCCTACTCACCCCAATGCCCCCACAAGGCAGCATGGCATACATCTTCTGGCTGATGGGGCCTGCAAGGAAGAGGGACAAAGCTACTCTGGAAGTTGCCTCAAGTGCCAAGGCTACAGGCTGGGGCCTCCAGAGGGCAGTGAGCTCCAGCACCAAAAAAAGGCGGCCAGACCCAAGCACAGGACAGGCCTCTGCACCCCACGCCAGTTGGGAGAGGTCTGTCCCCTGTCCTCAGGCGGGAACACCTTACCTCTGGGGCAGACGGCAGGGAAAAAGGGGCGTGGATCGATTAGGGAGACGAGCAAAGCCCTCCCCCATCACTAAGCCTGACctgccaccctccaccctcctgcAATGCACCCCACCCACACGGTGGTCTATGTGAATGGCGCCCCCCTGGAGGTGTGCAATGTGGCGGCTGTGCCACCTCGGCCAAGGGTATGATCTGTGCCCACTGGGACCCACTTGCCTACGCTGACAGCTCCCTATCCCCCAGGGCAGCGCACACAGCCTGCCCCATGCCTGCTGGCTCACCAAGCAGCTTCTTGCTGTCAAGCTTCTGTCGGTTGAGGGGGCTGGTCCCATAGAGCAGGGTGTGGTATTCGGAGTGCACCGTCTGGATCTCGTCCAGTGTGGCTTTGCGACCCCGGATCCGCTGTACGGGGAGCACAGAAGAGGCCAGTGAGGGGATGCACCGAAGGCCCAGCTCTCCCTGATGCCCAGaccctctctctgtcctaccGCCCGGGACACACGAAGCTGCTTTCTAGCCTTAAGAGATCCAGAGGATTTTGAGAGAGTACCGTAAGACCTTGCTTTGGGAACATACTTTGTTCCGggaacatgcttataatccaaagcacttgtatatcaaagcgaatttcaagaaccattggctcagtggtgatcatgtgacgttcggcGTCCCGTACcgctcgtattgcaagacatcgcttgtttatcaagttcaAATTGATTAGAggcgtcttgtggaacactcgcagaacaagttccTCACAATCCCAGGTTTTACGGTATGCCCTGGCCCCCCATGTACCCCAGTCCGGGACCGCCCCCGCTCGGCAAAATGCGCTATGAGGGAAGGAACCGAGAGGTGGCTGAAGGGACTGACCCTGAGGTCAGGGGTtgagagaaaaatgaggaagacacagagagaggcctcatggacacagagacacaaaggccTTGGCTGGGtttgggcggcgggggggggggtggtggggggtggtagGGAACTGGAAGAAGGAGAGGCTCCCTCACCTCACACTTGCTAAGCAGGCCTGTCTCCTGCAGCCGAGACCAGATGCTCTGGATCCGGCCAGCATGCTCAGGGTGCACGTGTGTGTTCCCGCACATGCACTGATGCTTCAGCATGAACGTGTCGTAGACCACACCTGGACCGGAGACATACCCGTCAGCCAGCACCGCTCTGGGCCACGGCAGCCTAGCCACTGCCATCCCTGGCAGAGCTCACCAAGCTCTCCCCAGTCAGCCCTGGCCCCAGTACCTCCCCACGGCCACCCCGGCCCCACCCCAGCCGCCTTCCCACACAccggcccctctcctctcctcccgaGGTTCCTTTTTCCCATTACCGCCCGTCAAAAGCCCCCCCTGCTCCTCAAGCCTCGACCAGCCTGCCCctgaatgtttatgtatttatttggagagaagagagacagagggagagaatcccaagcaggctctgcgcggtCAGCGCacagtctgatgcggggctggatctcaggtGAGAtcacagacctgagctgaaatcaagagtcagacgcttaactgactgagccacccaggcgacccccaaCCCCCGCCACTGGTTTTCATTTCTGCACATCATGCTCTCAACACGCTACTCCCTTCAGGGCACATCCACCTTTCCCCCTTCTGTCACAGCCCGTGTGctgttcccccagcccccacaccccACTGGTGAGGCAGGACCATCCCCAGGCAACTGTGCCCCCtcagagcccagcatagggcaGCTTCATGTGGGAAAGCTTTCTGGAATGGACTGAGGCCTCACTTTTGACCCcacagggaggaggacaggaaGCTAGAAGGGCAGGGACCAACTGAGACAGTGAGCTCTCTTCACCCAGGGCCCCAAGGGCTTATGCGGCCATGGTGCGAGAAATAGGTGGTCTCTCAGCGGGTCGCACGAGGCTAGACACGATGCACAGGCACCCTGGCACGCGGTGGAAGGACagctggcgggggtggggctCACCTGTGGTGAAGAGGTGCTTGGTGGGCTGGTCTGGGGGGCTCTTCATGCCCCCAGGGGCAGCAGGTGAGGACTGGGTGCGGCCCAGGGCCTGGTGGGGCACAGTGGCCAGGCTGAGGGGTGCCTGATACACCTGAAGGGGCTGCAGCTGCTGGGCATCTGAGAACACCTGGGCaggaggagagtgggagggagtgTGAGACGCAAGTGAGGGCAAATGTCCCGGGCCCCCCAAAGGGGCCCCTGTTCCAGTCCTTCTCTTCCaaacctcccccttcccccatctcctccCACCAGGGACAGGAGGCACTCCAGCCTTCACCATCTCCACCTCCCAGGAgataggggggtggggggaagggatgaGTCACGCCAGAGTAGCATTGAGGTAAGAGGCTGGGAGGGACGGGGCCGTGGGAGGGGGCAGGATGAGTCAGGCCCGGAGGGCTCGGCTGTGTCCGCAATGAATGGAGTGCGTTCTAGGTGCAGGGGGACTGTAGTAACAGCgggggtgtgtgtgtacacacgcgCATGCTCGCAGAGACCAATGCGCAACCGGCCCTACGCAAGCAGAAACGCAGATACACAGGCcttgtgtgcacgcgcgcgcgcacgcgcacgcgcacgcaaGCAGAAACGCAGATACACAGgccttgtgtgcacacacacacacacacacacacacacacacacacacaagcagccTGTGGCAAgggcagacacagacacagggaggGGCTGGCAGACTGGGGCACAGATGGCTCTGAGACCAACACAAGCAGCGTCCCCTTCCATAGCCCCTTGTCTCTTTCCCActctgctttggctctcttcagAAAGCCTGGGAAGCGCAgaccagggagagggaaaggcaaAGATGGGAAGGGGCTGCAGGGGACAGAGGGGTGGCGATCAAGGGCCGGGGTGGAGGGAGCACCTTCTTGTAACCAGCACTGGACTCCTCCGAGTCGGGCCCCTCCTCAGTGCCGCTCTCGCCCTCCTCGTCCTTGACCTGGATgcagtcctcctcctcctcttcctcctcctcctcctcctcctcttcctcctcctccaggtctTCCTGCGTACTCTCACTCTCCGTGGAGCCTTCCCGGGGGATGGTCAGGGCCCCCTCCCCAAGCAAGGCCTCCTGCTGCTCAGTcagctcctcctctgtctcctcggGGTGGGTGGTGGGCTGCCGTGGCAGCTCCCCAGTCTTGGTGAGGATCTGGGAGCAGAGCAAAGGGACACGCCGGCTGGGAGGGGGAGCAACCATGCGGCCCGTGGCCCAGGAGGGTCCGTCCTCCCCTTGCCTCTCCCTGGTAGCCGCCCTGCCCGTACAGAGCTTCCGCGTGAGGCAAGGTGGCAACTCGGAGCAGATACGGCGTGGGGAGTGGCCCCGGGCGTCAGCCCCCGCTCCCTGCCTGCCAGCCCGGTGCCGTCCGGTGTCCTGCCCCCAGCACAGCCCTGGCCATTCGCCTCCCCCAGCTCACCTTGCCCAGCTGCAGCTGCTGTTGCTTCTGTTTCTCCAGGAActgctggtgctgctgctgcaTGACCAGCTGCTGCAGGGCCTGGGGGCTCTGGGGTAGCGGGGAGGACTGAGTGCGGCTCAAGGGCCGGTGCCGCGGGAGCTTGCCCACTGTCCGCATGCTGGTGGCCACACGTTCACCTGTCACCAGCGGGGACTGCCCGTGGAGTGGCACTGTGCAGTGGGGAAAGGCGAGTGACCATCACTGTCGGGGCTCCGGGCTGCCCCCCTCTACCCCGAGGCTCTCCCCCTCCTGGAACACCACCACCGACATGATCAGGAGAAACCTTGGAGGGGCCTGGGGCACCC
This region includes:
- the HDAC5 gene encoding histone deacetylase 5 isoform X3, coding for MSGREPSLEILPRTPLHGIPVAVEVKPVLPGAMPSSMGGGGGGSPSPAELRGALAGPVDPSLREQQLQQELLALKQQQQLQKQLLFAEFQKQHDHLTRQHEVQLQKHLKQQQEMLAAKRQQELEQQRQREQQRQEELEKQRLEQQLLILRNKEKSKESAIASTEVKLRLQEFLLSKSKEPTPGGLNHSLPQHPKCWGAHHASLDQSSPPQSGPPGTPPSYKLPLLGPYDSRDDFPLRKTASEPNLKVRSRLKQKVAERRSSPLLRRKDGTVISTFKKRAVEITGAGPGVSSVCNSAPGSGPSSPNSSHSTIAENGFTGSVPNIPTEMLPQHRALPLDSSPNQFSLYTSPSLPNISLGLQATVTVTNSHLTASPKLSTQQEAERQALQSLRQGGALTGKFMSTSSIPGCLLGVALEGDTSPHGHASLLQHVLLLEQARQQSTLIAVPLHGQSPLVTGERVATSMRTVGKLPRHRPLSRTQSSPLPQSPQALQQLVMQQQHQQFLEKQKQQQLQLGKILTKTGELPRQPTTHPEETEEELTEQQEALLGEGALTIPREGSTESESTQEDLEEEEEEEEEEEEEEEEDCIQVKDEEGESGTEEGPDSEESSAGYKKVFSDAQQLQPLQVYQAPLSLATVPHQALGRTQSSPAAPGGMKSPPDQPTKHLFTTGVVYDTFMLKHQCMCGNTHVHPEHAGRIQSIWSRLQETGLLSKCERIRGRKATLDEIQTVHSEYHTLLYGTSPLNRQKLDSKKLLGPISQKMYAMLPCGGIGVDSDTVWNEMHSSSAVRMAVGCLVELAFKVAAGELKNGFAIIRPPGHHAEESTAMGFCFFNSVAITAKLLQQKLNVGKVLIVDWDIHHGNGTQQAFYNDPSVLYISLHRYDNGNFFPGSGAPEEVGGGPGVGYNVNVAWTGGVDPPIGDVEYLTAFRWALRRAKGRVGAPWALPWEGQKALRLVWVRGLVSEGGTQSEGRPGLATCQGQLGPSLCRTVVMPIAHEFSPDVVLVSAGFDAVEGHLSPLGGYSVTARCFGHLTRQLMTLAGGRVVLALEGGHDLTAICDASEACVSALLSVELQPLDEAVLQQKPNINAVATLEKVIEIQSKHWSCVQRFAAGLGRSLREAQAGETEEAETVSAMALLSVGAEQAQAAAAREHSPRPAEEPMEQEPAL
- the HDAC5 gene encoding histone deacetylase 5 isoform X4, translated to MLLVPKAQGLVEMLQTIYETESCFSADGMSGREPSLEILPRTPLHGIPVAVEVKPVLPGAMPSSMGGGGGGSPSPAELRGALAGPVDPSLREQQLQQELLALKQQQQLQKQLLFAEFQKQHDHLTRQHEVQLQKHLKQQQEMLAAKRQQELEQQRQREQQRQEELEKQRLEQQLLILRNKEKSKESAIASTEVKLRLQEFLLSKSKEPTPGGLNHSLPQHPKCWGAHHASLDQSSPPQSGPPGTPPSYKLPLLGPYDSRDDFPLRKTASEPNLKVRSRLKQKVAERRSSPLLRRKDGTVISTFKKRAVEITGAGPGVSSVCNSAPGSGPSSPNSSHSTIAENGFTGSVPNIPTEMLPQHRALPLDSSPNQFSLYTSPSLPNISLGLQATVTVTNSHLTASPKLSTQQEAERQALQSLRQGGALTGKFMSTSSIPGCLLGVALEGDTSPHGHASLLQHVLLLEQARQQSTLIAVPLHGQSPLVTGERVATSMRTVGKLPRHRPLSRTQSSPLPQSPQALQQLVMQQQHQQFLEKQKQQQLQLGKILTKTGELPRQPTTHPEETEEELTEQQEALLGEGALTIPREGSTESESTQEDLEEEEEEEEEEEEEEEEDCIQVKDEEGESGTEEGPDSEESSAGYKKVFSDAQQLQPLQVYQAPLSLATVPHQALGRTQSSPAAPGGMKSPPDQPTKHLFTTGVVYDTFMLKHQCMCGNTHVHPEHAGRIQSIWSRLQETGLLSKCERIRGRKATLDEIQTVHSEYHTLLYGTSPLNRQKLDSKKLLGPISQKMYAMLPCGGIGVDSDTVWNEMHSSSAVRMAVGCLVELAFKVAAGELKNGFAIIRPPGHHAEESTAMGFCFFNSVAITAKLLQQKLNVGKVLIVDWDIHHGNGTQQAFYNDPSVLYISLHRYDNGNFFPGSGAPEEVGGGPGVGYNVNVAWTGGVDPPIGDVEYLTAFRTVVMPIAHEFSPDVVLVSAGFDAVEGHLSPLGGYSVTARCFGHLTRQLMTLAGGRVVLALEGGHDLTAICDASEACVSALLSVELQPLDEAVLQQKPNINAVATLEKVIEIQSKHWSCVQRFAAGLGRSLREAQAGETEEAETVSAMALLSVGAEQAQAAAAREHSPR